The Miscanthus floridulus cultivar M001 chromosome 6, ASM1932011v1, whole genome shotgun sequence genomic interval AGACTGTGTTCTGGAAGATTGACAACTATGGTGTATAGCATTTAGTCCAATCATCTTCAGAACTAGAACACATACAATTGGAACGAAAATCTGACCTGTCAGTATAGTTTGCGGCTGTTTTCCGTCCATTATCTCGACGAAGTTTCTAAATGTCCATTCGAAGTCTTCAGTTCTTTCGTGATTTAGGAGCACACCACCAAATATTATTGATTGGTAGTGGTTGTTCACCCCAACAAAAATCCCAAAAGGCAAGTTGTACAGGTTGGTTCGATAAGTAGTGTCAAAAGTAACTACATCCCCAAAGTGCCTGTAATCGATTTTATTTTCCCAGTGCACCATAACATCGACTCAATTCTGCCATCTGGATCTGTCTTGAACCTGACTTCCATTTCAGGGTCTGCCTCCTTCATCTCCCCCAAGACCTCCATAGTATTCTTCATATCGTCTTGTATATCTTCTTGTGCCATCCTTGCACAGAGGCTTTTAACTGATTGTTTTCTGATTGGCACTACAGACTCTGCTGAGAGCACCCCAATTATGCTGCAGACACGCCCCAGTGCAACATTATTTCTCCTCAACCTCTTTATAAACTCCTTTGTCATTGGGTCTACGTATCCATGGGACCCCCACTGCTTCTTCTCACCACATGTCGATGAAAGTGCATGATTGTGTTCAGAAATAATTCTAGTGACTATCCATGAATGGTTCTCAGTTCGATGCAGGCGCAACATTGCTTTGCATCCTGATCTCGCTGAAGGTGCTCTTGGGTTTTTTGCAGAAACCCTGCAAGCATGAAGATAATTAGCCAAAAATTCTACCATTGAGCCTTCTTCGTATACTTCATCCCAGAATAAGGCCATAGTTGTATGCATACCTCACAGGAGCACACTATGTCTTTCCTAGTTGTGTAATTGTTCCCATTTTTCTTCGACCGTGATTCCCTTATTCCGAATCCGATCTCCCAAGAATATAGGTTGTAGAACTCCTTTGCTTCTTCATATGAACTGAATGTTGTCCCTTCGTAGGGGTAGAATATAGGCTCACCCTCCCTGTCCTTGGCTGTTGCTATTGCTCGAGTAATCGCGCTGTTAGCTGTTGGCGCCAAGCACGCGTCTGGCCCCTCCTTCCCTCGTTTCCTGCCAAAAAATCTTTAAAATCACAGATCTACTATATCCCAAACTCTATCGATCTTTTGAGCATCAGATAGAGTACGATGGATTCAAATGTAAACAGATTCACCTTTTCTTGAACGAGAGGGAAGTGAGAACATCATGTCCGGGCGGCGATGGATCCCTACTCATATCTCCATTCGATGTGCTCCCAGTTGCATTACCTGTTAGCTCTAGGGATGCAGGGATGACCTGCTGACTATCACGAACTGAATCTGCCATGCCAGCGCCCTCGATGCGATCGGGATGTGGACTACCCTCACCATCTACCGCAGCAGCCGAATGTCTCATGCTTTCATCCATGCCACCCGCTCATCCGTTTTTGAacggattaagtccacttttgatcCCTCAACTCTCATGTCGGTCTAATTTTAACCTCTAAATACAAAATTGTCTGGTCTGGGCACCAGAACTTTCAAACACGTTCAGTTTAAGCCCCTCGGCGCGATTGAGGTGGTTTGCGTTGACGTGTTCCCGGTTTTGACTGGCCACGCTGGCGTTGACGGACACGAAGGATCATCGTGCGGGTTAAAAAACATGAGCCGGCCCGTTCAGCTCTGTCTCTCCCTCTCAGTTCCTATCCCCCGAACTctagacgccgccgccgcctccatcgcCGTAGCCGCTACCGCATCCTCTCCTCCGGTGCCTCCACGTCCGCAGTCTCCCATCCGCCTGGGAGTCCTCCGCCGCCATGGCGACCTCAAGCGGGTCCAACCGAAGTTTGGGGACCCAAGAGTCACGATGGCGTCGCCATGGCGATTCCCATGGTGATTCATCCTCACCCATCCCCTATCGTGAAGGACCACTAGAGTATACCCCAGCTGTGCTATGCAAATGCGGTGCAAAAGCTGCTAGGTTCATATCTTGGAGTGATTTGAACCCAGGATTGCGGTATCTGAAGTGTGCACGGGCTCGTGTAAGTTGTTCTCTTCGTGATTCATAGTATGTAGATGCATCAGTGATTGAGTGTGTCTCTGATTTGTTGGTTATTGGTTTGTTTGATAGGATGGTGGTTGCGACTTTTATAATTGTGTGGATCCGCCAAACAGTAGTTTCAAGAAGCAACTTTTGCTTGATTTGCGAGATGCAGTGAAGTACTGAAAGCGTGCAACTGGAGTAGCTGAACAGAGTTTGGAAGATGCAAGAATAGAGACTGCAAGACTCTTGGAAGGCGCAACAAGGGAGAATCAAGGACTGCAGCTTCAGCTGAAAGGCACAACAAGGGAGAATCAAAGACTGCAGCTTGAGCTAGAAGGCGTTGTCAGGTACAATGAAGACAGAGGGGCCATGTTTGTTGCAGCTAGGAGAGATGTGGCCATTATGCAAGCTGAATTGCAGTTGGGAGCTGAATCTAGAGTTGAGTTAGAGGTGAGGATAGGGACATTAGAGAAGGAGAGGAAGTTCTTGTTTGGTGCTCTATTTGTGTGTGTAGGATTAGTGGCTGCTTCTTGGATGGCTTGGATCATGTAAGTCAATGCGGTGTTAGCCTTGGTCTAGTTGTAGTTGTAGTTAGTATGATCCATGTTGGTACTGAAAACCTATTCAGGTTCTATTATGGGTTGTGTATCAGCTTAATGCATGAGCATAATGCTTAGGACCATGTATAAGTATCAGGTTAATGCTCATGTCCTAATGTTTTAGTGAAATATGGTTGCATGAATCCTTTTATATGTGTAACcagtgagctttgtcaaattttaTATGTGCAACCAGTGAAATGCTCAGGACCATGTATGAATCCTTTTATATGTGTAACCAGTGATCCATACAACACATGTTATTCAGTGATTAACACAGATTCAAGTTCATTACAATAGTTCAGGTTGCACACACACAGACTCATGAAGTAAGGTAGAAGGATAGAACCAAGTTCATTACAGTAGTTCATTACAATAGTTCCAGATAGCATAGAAAAGACAGATCCAAGTTCATTACAATAGTTCCAGATAGCATAGATAAGACACAGACACACACATGGGCTCAAGGATTTGGGCCTGTCAGCAGTAAGGTAGAAGGAGTGGTTCCCTTGTGATCAGCTGCACTTGGTCTTCCTTCCTCTGGATAAATCTGCTTGGCTGGTCCTGCAGCTGACACAACAACCCTAGAGGTAGAAGCACCTAAAACTTGGAGGCTTGCTTTACTGTGCTTTCTAGACATCCCTGGTATAGTCGCCTCTAGGGCGACCTTAGCCCGAGCCCCTTCCTTCAGCGTTGTCTTCACTCTTGCTGATGACTTCATAGCTTTTTGCCCATCCTACAAGATAAAGGAAGTATATAGCTAAGACAAAGAAAGTATATTACTATTAAGGATGACCACATGGAATAAGCAGTTAAACTTACATTGCAGTGTCTTTTGCTACTAGCCGCAGTAGATGAAGGGCTTGACTTCCTTTTTGATGAGCCTCCTCTACCAGACTGTGAAGCACCATCACCTCCTCTCACAGACTGTGAAGCACCACCACTTACATTACCAGACTGTGAAGCACCACCACTTGCATTACCAGAACCTGTCCTCCTGCTACAAGTTGTCCTGTTGTGTCCAATCCCTTTACATACTCTGCACCTTATAGATACCTTTCTTGGATAGCTTACCCTGAGGTGGCTTCTTCTTCTCCCCATCTTGCTTTTTTCTCTCCTTCTTTGGTCTTTCAGGCATATTTACATACCTGGGAGGCAATGGCTTTTCTCTATTTGATACTGGCTAGAAGGCCTTGCCTTCCACTGGTTGCAGGCAATGTGCATATGTCTTGTTGTACTCCTTAACTGAATAACACTTGGCTATGAATTCTTCTAAAGGCCTAGATGCATAGTAGATGCAAGAAATAGCATGAGGGCAGGGCAAACTAGACAACTGCCAGAACCTACAGGAgcaagttctctcatccaaattCACAGTGAATCTATGATCCTAGTAGGTTACTTCATAGCAATTATTGCCATTGCTGATAGCATGGCAGAATCCACTAGCTATGACATATGTCCTTCTTCACTTGTTCTGGTGATGGCATGTTCATTATAACCAAATCCTCAACCACCACATTGTCTTCATGAGGTGTTTCCATCCCAATGCTTTCACTATCTGCCTTTTCACTCTTTATTTGGGCATCTTCCTCCTAGTCACTACACTAGTCctccccatcctcttcctcctcagtcTCCATGCCATCAGCTTTCACTTCAATAAGCTCAACAAATACATCTGCAACCCCTCTATTAGTAACACATTCAGACATGTCCAAACAAGCCTTGTCATCTACCAAAACTCTAAGCCCATTTAGTAAATCCTTGCCAGGGAACAACCAATGGAGAAGAACATGCTCTGAAGCATTGTAATGGTCTTTAAGATGTCCAATTACTTCAGGCAAATATATTTTGCCACGCTCAATGAATGACATCTCCTCATTTCCACCTAGATAATGAAGCTTCTTCCCATCATTGAAAAACTCGCCACCAAAGTGAAATCGAACACAAAGAAATTTCAAATGGTCCATTCCTATAACAGATAGTACAGTCTTAGGACTACGGATCCGAGGTAACTAACCTAAGAGTACTTCCATCCCTACATCCAGAAATGCAGAAGGATTCAATCGTACCTGAGCGTGTTCGTTTCAATCATTCCAAGCCCATACGACTGCgaaggcgacggcgacggcggaggactCCCAGGCGGAGGGGAGACTGCGGACGCGGAGGCACCGGAGGATCGGATGCGGTAGCGGCTACGGCGAtggaggcggcggtggcgtcTAGGGTTCGGGGGAGAGGAACTGAGAGGGAGAGACAGAGCTGAGCGGGCCGGCTCGTGTTTTGACCCGCGCGGTGATCCTACGTGTCCGTCAACGCCAGTGTGGCCAGTCAAAACCGGGAACACGTCAGCGCAAACCGCCTCAATCGCGTCGAGGGGCTTAAACTGAACGGGTTTGAAAGTTCCGATGTCCAGACCAGACGGTTTTGTACTTGAGGGTCAAAATTAGACCGATATGAGAGTTGAGGGGCTAAAAGCGGACTTAATCATTTTTAATCTGAAAACTATCTTTCTGCGTTGGGCAGCAACTGTGAGTACAAGCTGTTACATGTCCGCCTTCGCGCTGAAGACTTTATTCAAACCGTTTGTTACTGTAGTTCACGGCACACTTCATTCGTCACCGTTACTTTtattaggccagtctcagtggggatTTTATGGCCCTGTTACTAATGTATCTGTATTTTGGAAATAGTAcaagagagtttcatccccatgaaactctctctactctcaTGAAACTCTtatcatctctctcttcatcaatacgGTGCTACATCAGCctatttaatgcccataaaactctGATGAAACCCATTGAGACTAGCCTTACGCACATTACTCCTTACGCACAGCCTTTCTAATTTCATCTGATGAGCGTTCCGTTCTTTCATCCGAGCCGTCCGTTCAGGGGGGACACATCAGCCCCGAGGCACCCGTTTCGCGTCGGGCGACCAACGCAACAGCGAGGAGGCCGGCGCACGACTGCTCGTCATGCGATGCTGTGTTCGCGTGCGGGCAGGCGCTCGGTGGGCACATGAACTGCCACCGGCTGCTCCCAACCTTCCTTGCTTCTTTtctttccctttccctttccctttccctttccctttcctcctcttcttcaaccttCAGACAAACGAGAACACGAACCAAATCAAGCACCAAGTCACCAATACGATACGAGTATAGGATGATGGCTAATCGCATCCATCAAGAAGCTCACGCCTCCTACACTTCAACTGCAGTCCTGCAGTTCCTGTGCTATTCTGTATTGAGGTTCAGTTCCATGTCTGAATCGCATGGAAGAACACTGTTCAGGCTAGTAGGGACTCAAATCGAGGAGCACGAGGGCAATTTCGTATGGTAGAAACCGATTTGGCACTGGATTGAGAGGTTCTTGCTTCTGCGGCAGTCCGTGAAGGATAAGTCACGGCGGCAGAGTGTGGTGGAAGGCCGAGCTCGTGTCACTCTCGCCGGTGTCGTCCAGGAGGGTCGTCACGGCGCTGCACTCAATAATGCCATCGCTCCATCAACCAGTGCATGTTGTAGTACGCGCTCTGCTTCGTCGCCATCGTCGTGGCTCCTTGGCCCCATCACCGCCATGGACTCCTCGCCTCAGAGAGCCTGGGCACCATCAGCAGTACAGGTGGTGGCCAGAACCCGTGGAAGAGAGCGGGTCAGATGGCGGCACCGCGCGGCGTGCGGACGGCGACCTGAAGGGGCGCACAAACAGCGGGCGCAGTGCATGGGGCTCGCGGGCGGTGAGCGTGGCCAGGTGATGGCGGCGGACCTGCGATAGAGATGGCGTGCGCGCGTAGGCACAGCAGCAGGGTCGGTCGTCGTCGTAGAGAGGAGAGATGGAGCTGATATTTGGACGTACAGGAAACCCAAACTGAGTTTAAGTTTCAAAATGACATAGTTTCTAAGTAAGGACCGGGATCCTACACCCTCGCAAGTTCGAGGACCGGGCATACACTTTACATTACGCTTCCAATAGTTTCTATGCAAGAAATGTATTCCACTACGTGCCCAGCTTACCAAAATCTGCAAATGGATGAAAATGAAACACAGATGAATACTACAAGCCTCAACAGCGGACCACCACTGAAAAGTTACCTTCGGCCGCAGTAGGTACTGCCTCTGTCCTAAAGAACGTAATTCTAGAGCAGAGTCATGTTTTAGTATAAGTTCGGCAGAGTCATGTTTTAAGTATAAGTTCGACcgattataaataaaaaaatataaatatttataatattaaataaatattattaaattaatcacgaaacatatttttataataaattaatttagagtcaTAAATGTGAATAGTATTTATTAGATACTTGATCAAGTACCTAAACTAACACATTACTCATAGTTGCATTCTTTGCCAGAGGTACTAATAAGGTAAAGGAGAGACAGGACTGATTTTTGGCCACCGGCTTCACCGGACAATCCTAGTCAGCCAGCGCTTACTTCGGAACAGGATACCTAGCGTAGCCAGCTGCATTCGCTGCCTTCGATCAATAGGCAAAGGCAGTACGGGGTCACCTAGACTTAGGCCCGGTTGAGTTCGACccaaatccaaactttggcactatgcaaaaagaagatttcccgtcacatcaaacttgcggtacatacatggagtactaaatgttgacgaaattaaaaactaattgcacagtttggttgtactttgcgagacgaacattttgagcctaattagtcaacgtttgaacaattattaccaaatacaaacaaaatacacAGTAACTACTGTAGCTGCAGGCGCTACGGCGGCGCCGATTCTGGCCtcaactaaacgaggcctagcCGAACACCGATTTTTATGCAACGTCCATGGGCCAATCCTAGCTGCAGGAGGGCAGAGCCCGGCTATACGACCAACGGGTGTTGTTGCTGACAACAAACAGTGCCCCACCACCAGCCCTCGAGAACCTGCCATCTGAAGGAGGAGGAGAAACCAATGCAGGTCAGCCCATTCCTACAGCTCCTTCAATGGCCGCACGACCAAAGTCTGCGCTTGCCGGAAACAATGGCACAACATCGAGCAAAAAACAGCGCGAGGGTAATTTCTGCGACCGCCTGCTTTCTTGCTTCGGCCTTTGCTCATGATCCCTAAACTAAGGAATGGAAGCAAGCATCTGAATCAAGATCAGAGGAATCAACACCTATTGATGTCTGTTCTGTTCTGTTGTTCTACCAAAATGCACAAGCATCAAATCTTTTGTGAGTTAATTAATAACGGTACCTAAAACTAGAAGTCATAGCAAGCAAAGGTTGCATCATATTCATATCGACAAGTGGCAAGTCGTCATTAGGAATTCAGAATGCACATATCCCCTTGAGATGTCTTCAGAGCCATAAGTCACAAAAATCAGCTGCATGTTCAAGCATTAGTAGAAGATAAAAAGATCAGTTCGGATGGCCTCAGACCACATAGAACAATAGCAATCGGTTCATGGCAATGCCCCTGTGGACACTATCACTGAAAGCTTCACATGGTTCACGGCATCCACAGAATCAACAGATAGAAAAAGGACATCTGATTATGCACAACCTTTAGCCCAAATGTACCATTTATACACCTTCGATTCCAATACCTGACAGCCTCCAAGTCACTGGATCTAGACAAATTTAGTCTTGCCACCCTTCTCAGACTTCTTCACCTGTTGTCAATTACAATAATGTCAAGCTTCCATGGAGGAATAGCAATGATGATAAATATGGAATATATCATGATTGCAGGTGCAGGAAGCAAGTGCCTGCTTACCACTTTGAATGTTGACTGCAGCTTGCTTAGCTCAACGGGGCACTCTCCCTTCTCATCATACTCAGAAAATTCACCTTCAGAGCAGTCAATTTCAAAAGGAGTCCCATGCACCTTAAAAAAGATGGCACACTGTTAGCACATCACACAACAAAAACTAAACAATTGTGACATTGAGTACATGCAGAACTAGCAATAAACTAAAATCCGCAAAAAGATGGTTTTAAATCAAACTCCCAATTGTTCAAAAGGTGAAACTTTCTAGATTTGGAAAAACAATTTAAAACAAGTCATAGACTTGTTACTGTGAAAGAAATCAAAGACATTTTATTTCTTCTTGGAGAAAGAAGACAGACAATCAGTGTGTGAACTATGAACATAAAGAATCGGTGTGTCAACTTAAAGAATAATACATTCGTAGGTCAGATGCCATACAAGCTACACACACATGGGAAACTCTATGCCACTTCAAAATAAAAGCACATATACACTTTAACACTTCTATGCTTAAGTAATGCACGATGTGAAAACAGATAACTGTAATATACCCTTGTATTAAGTAATGTGCAATGTGAAAACAAATAATTGTACCAGAGTTATGCCATACATGGAAAATGGAGTATTGAATATAACAAATCAAGCACACAGAAATGACACTCACATAGAATAGAATACCAGAAAGAGCTCAATTCTAGAATGTGTGAATAACTTTGAAAAGATTAATTATTTACAACTAATGTGTTGGTTTGGTATATGTAAGCAGTCATTAACATTCATGATATAAGATCAAGAAAAAACATACAGATTCAGTCTTCCAGCCAGCACCAAAAGAAAACTCAACAGGTTCATAGCCTCTGCAGTCAAACACCATCAAACAAGTCTTCTCTTCTTTCTGGCTCCGCTCAATAGTAAGTGGCGTCCCATGACCAGGAATCATCACAATTGTTCCATCTCTCCCACAAAGCTTGCACTGAGAGAAGACAAAACATCATACACAGGAGGACATAGCTTACATGGTACAACAAAATATACAAAGTCGATACACAATTACTGAAACAGTTTGTGTTATCCTTTACGCCTTTGTTAGAAACCTCATGGAAAAAAGTTAAACAAAGAACCTTATTatatgtattgaaacaagttttTCCTCCTTTATGCCTTTGTTAGAAACCTCAAGGAGAAAATTTAGATAAAGAACCTCGAGATATCAAATTGATTATTGGACAGAAAGTCATTCAGAAAGTTGTTATCGCTAATCAAATCATGGATTGCTAGAACAAAAAGGCTATTTTGACCAAAAAAAGGTGAGGATCCTACATATACTGTCAAGGCACAAAATAAGAATTTTTTAAGCTTCCAGGTCAAAAATGGCATTATGAGGTCTGGTACATATTATGAGCATATACATAACTACAGCAATAGAAAGGTGCACAGTACCACGAAAGAGTGCTGAGGCTAATAGTTTGCATTTGATCAGTAAATAATATAAAATAATTGGAAAATGAAATTGGAAAAAAAGTTCTTTTAGCATTAAAAATGGGACCATTTACATCGGGTCACATTTGATGTCCATAGTCTCACACACAATaagttttatgcaaaatgttcaTGATAGTACATATTCATCTTGATGGCATATGATAAACCTCAAGTAAGGAGACATAGCAatcatattcatatatatatatatatatataagtgcaCAACACAGAGATGATAAGACATAATTATTGACTTCTTACATTGAATTTAGGTAGAGCAGAAAACTATTTTTCTACCATGGAGATAAGGAAGACAATAGTAAAGAACATGAGCATAATAGACAAAATAACTGCATTAGATGCCTACACAAGGTCAAAATAGATAGTGAGGTGCTTTCCCATCATGAGTAGTGGCAAAGGCACCTTGTTTCCTATGGTTCACCGGTGGACACTAGACTTTTGCATCATAAGATTTTTTTCAGTGTAGAATATTTAAAGAAAGGTAGAAAAAACCTCATGGGGGATTAATAAACTATATTATCACAAAAGAACCGACAATGGAAAAATCATCACCCTGCCAATGATCACAATTCACAAGACAACAAATCATATTAACAAAAAAGAAACCCCATTACTTGTGAATCCAAAAGCATATATTATATTTTCATGGGCAACCTATAGTTTGCAAAATAGCATGACCCTTGAGAAGGAACAAATGAACAATCCTCTGTTGTTGCCTTTTTACGCAAATATGACTCCCGTCCACCCAATTCAATCCCCAGTTTTAATAATGAAATCAGTACTCCACATTGAATCCATTCCCAGCCTACTAAATAAATAACATACAAGAAGGAAATCCAGAAGAGTAAAGGAATATCAACGAACTATATCATCAGTCATCTCATTTGCTGTCCTCATACCATGCAAGTTCATCAAACAACCTAACAGAAAGTCAGCTGATATCAATTATCATCAACGACACTAACACGCACTGCACGTTCATCAAAATACAAAAAGCACAGGAAAATAGCATTTCCTGTAAAAAAAATGCATTTCTTGCTCACTTAAAAGCATATATAACACTAAACAGAGTTTACCATTGTATACAAATATAACTCTCCACAGCCAATCTAATGCCGCTTTTACTTTTATCCAAggaaagaaaaatggaaaaagtctacttaaccccccacctatcatactgtctacttcaccccccaactatgaaaccgtctgttttaccccctgaactatctaaaaccgtctgtttgACCCCCTGGCGGTTTTCCAGCGGcgcttttgctacagtaacagcgagTTTGCTACGGTGACGGTGTGATTGTTACTGtggcaaaaccgccgctgaaaaaccACCCGGGGATAAagcagacggttttagatagttcagggggtaaaacagacggtttcatagttttgacggtttcatagttttggggtgaagtagaccaagtatgataggtggggggttaagtagactttttccaaagaAAAATCGTTCACCAAATGTACTCTAAACAAAGGCAAATGGATGTATGCAGAAATGAGACTCCATCTACCAGAGCAATAAAAGTGTCCAGTAATAAACATCTAAACTATGTTAGCCCCTTATAGACATACTAACATGCTGATTGATCCATCTTGCATGCTAACAAACACTCCTCACGGGCCAGTCTTATCAAGCACACCAACATTACAGCAGAGGGAAGCCGAATCCATCCGGCCACAGAGGTATGCGGAGGAAGGTGATGTTTACGAACGAGGGTGGGTACCTTCTGGACGAGGTGAGCGGTGCCGTGTCCTTTGGGCAGGTCGACTTGCTCGCTGAGGGTGACGTAGGTGGACTTGGCGGTGACCTCCCCGCAGTTCTCGCACTTGAGCTGCGATCCAGCACAGAGAAGCGAGCGAGCAAACCCCGCGATCAGCGCCTTTCGCGATCGATGTGAGGGGAACCGGAGCCGATCAAGCCAAGGGAGGAGAAGGGAATGGGGACACGGACCTTGAGGTAGTAGGGGAAGTTGGGGTCGTCGCAGCCGCGGCGGGGCTGCAGGTTGGTGAGGCCGTCCAGCTCCGCGCCCACCAACAGCGCGTAGTACACCATATCCGCCGCCGCCTGCTTCCTAGGGTTAGGGCTCCGGGCTCGGGTTCGGTCCGACGCCGCCGACGGAGACGACGAGGGGAAAGGGGAATGGGGGTTTTGGTTGGCTTCGCTTCGGTTCGCCTTGCGGCTGTACGAAGGGAATACGAAGGACGGAAGGGGAAGGAAGTGCTTGTGCGGTGCCATCGCCATTTGGACGAGAATGGCCCTAGAGTTCGCGCGTGGGTTGGGGGCTTCGGAGGGTAATTTAGTCATTGGGCACTGGCTGAGTGGCGCCTGAGGCCTGCGAATAGATTCGACCGGATTTCCTACTTCTACGGCCCGTTTCGTTGGGAGAAATCCACTTCATCAGAATTCAGAAACAAAACACGAGCTCATtctaaacaaaaaaaaacagatcATAGGAGAAGACTCGCCTATGTTATTGAAATAAGAAGGTGCCAGGCTCCGAACCCGGATCAGATGGGAGAGCCCCGAGCTCACTGCTCTAACCGGTCACATCACGAGAAGCTTGGCCACGAGCTCATCCTGACTTCCTCAGTCCTCCTTACTTTtgaattttgacttttttatgtGCTAATTTCGAGCAAAAGCAACGGAAAAAAGCACGAACCCAGCCGTCGACTATGAACAAAAATGAGCATGGGAGGACAACACAGTAAAAATTACTGTGAGAGTGTTTGTGCTTTCATGAGAGTGTTTGTGCTTTCGGAGCTAAAACCTAATATTATGTTTGGCTGTTTGCACGAACCCAGCCCTTTCATTGAACAAGTAATTTTTAGCTCCGAAAATATATTGAACACAGTAAAAATCACACTTCATTGAACAAGtgaacaccaccaccacccaaaTATTATGTTcaatgattttgagctaaaaccTAATCAGCCATAAGAATAAAAAGATACAGTACAACTCGTCTGAGCTTGCAAACAGCCTTTCTGAACATTTCTGAACTCTGAGCTAGAATAAATGCTATCCATAGGGCCGGATCACAGTTCCAACATCTTATCGCCGATGAGCTGCACTCCAGTCACGATCGCAAATTCGCTATAAACTAGAACGAAAGTTGACATAGATTTTGTAATAAGGTGTTGTATCAATCAATCCATCAGAAGCAAAATACCCATACTCCCATTCTGTTCTGCTCACATCAGTTGGGGCCGGCACGGAGGG includes:
- the LOC136456134 gene encoding uncharacterized protein isoform X1, with the protein product MAMAPHKHFLPLPSFVFPSYSRKANRSEANQNPHSPFPSSSPSAASDRTRARSPNPRKQAAADMVYYALLVGAELDGLTNLQPRRGCDDPNFPYYLKLKCENCGEVTAKSTYVTLSEQVDLPKGHGTAHLVQKCKLCGRDGTIVMIPGHGTPLTIERSQKEEKTCLMVFDCRGYEPVEFSFGAGWKTESVHGTPFEIDCSEGEFSEYDEKGECPVELSKLQSTFKVVKKSEKGGKTKFV
- the LOC136456134 gene encoding uncharacterized protein isoform X2, producing the protein MTKLPSEAPNPRANSRAILVQMAMAPHKHFLPLPSFVFPSYSRKANRSEANQNPHSPFPSSSPSAASDRTRARSPNPRKQAAADMVYYALLVGAELDGLTNLQPRRGCDDPNFPYYLKLKCENCGEVTAKSTYVTLSEQVDLPKGHGTAHLVQKCKLCGRDGTIVMIPGHGTPLTIERSQKEEKTCLMVFDCRGYEPVHGTPFEIDCSEGEFSEYDEKGECPVELSKLQSTFKVVKKSEKGGKTKFV